The following proteins come from a genomic window of Micromonospora zamorensis:
- a CDS encoding LppU/SCO3897 family protein produces the protein MTSEGPHRPGQEPDEVSPGAGGPAPYGDRPAQPDNSHNAAGPDLGWAPPPPTRPNPSTPAWATQSEQPPAPAWGAAAAPQPSDPAQPAWAAGGTSEPPQQQPGTWPGNDGPPAPAQPAPWAAQQQGWTPAEQSAPAPNWTPNAAEQPEWVQAQPAARGAAQVPPATAAWPAQEDPARAGGWGGAPQANPPAGDWHGAESQQPEMPQAGGWSGGAQQDDAAGNGGWPASNAAARDDQPVWTPAEQSPPAWGQPAEPTEQPAPEWGQAAQPGAARGAAQVPAPAANWPSQDDPAHSDGWAAQQQAQPAAWNDGGDARQDQAEQPAAWGGAESRPQQPDWVLAPQDQPAERPEPAVWNPPEQSGLPARASVSVPSNDGVPGWAANQDNAAQANPGVPAVEPWAPGEVWGRAEAEASAQSRGGWEADRGDEAPAYQPGPAPGISPANAVPLPPQEQRVPGASLAAAPPADYAPPQAQFAPIPEQPAYAEREAPDAAAQYEAEPAGWGRAGDAPASGGAMVPAPRTSPESGAGRAVVPASEADSADGSAARATASASVPLASRVMPPTDQAIRPTGTATPQPRVYGRPARPEPENEPEPEAFQGDPGADRQAAPEWQNDSHRQAAPEWQNDAQRQAAPEWQNDSQRQAGPGWGGESAADPRFDDRQPAPNTFGEAPSAPPAFPPGVPSFVDTPGNNRPMNGTRPHSGAERPADQFGGPGSPASGAAAVNGASAFGGSNFGGPGSGGSGFGAGPATEPVPGGNFPPSFPPAQQPTSSWGQEAGQSDHGRFDAFKPDADEPKAEPPTPKVRNGRVLAAVLIAAVLILAVPLGLLMLLGKFGGDDGPSFDPAVGTCVKQSGQGGATAADCGEADAFTIVSKVDAKEKCTDTTQPHVVLPGDGTNRVLCLKPATK, from the coding sequence ATGACGTCCGAGGGCCCGCACCGCCCCGGCCAAGAGCCGGACGAGGTGTCACCGGGCGCCGGCGGACCGGCGCCGTACGGCGACCGCCCGGCGCAGCCGGACAACAGCCACAACGCCGCCGGCCCCGACCTGGGCTGGGCGCCCCCGCCGCCGACGCGGCCCAACCCGTCGACGCCAGCATGGGCGACCCAGTCCGAGCAGCCACCGGCCCCCGCCTGGGGTGCCGCCGCTGCCCCGCAGCCCAGCGACCCGGCGCAGCCCGCCTGGGCGGCCGGCGGCACGAGCGAGCCGCCGCAGCAGCAGCCCGGCACCTGGCCCGGCAACGACGGCCCACCGGCCCCCGCGCAGCCTGCCCCGTGGGCGGCGCAGCAGCAGGGCTGGACGCCGGCAGAGCAGAGCGCACCCGCACCAAACTGGACTCCGAACGCCGCTGAGCAGCCCGAGTGGGTGCAAGCCCAGCCGGCCGCGCGAGGCGCCGCGCAGGTGCCTCCGGCCACCGCTGCCTGGCCTGCCCAGGAAGATCCGGCCCGAGCCGGAGGCTGGGGTGGGGCGCCGCAGGCCAACCCGCCCGCCGGTGACTGGCACGGCGCCGAGTCACAGCAGCCCGAGATGCCGCAGGCCGGTGGCTGGTCCGGCGGCGCTCAGCAGGACGACGCGGCCGGCAACGGCGGTTGGCCCGCCAGCAACGCCGCCGCGCGCGACGACCAGCCGGTGTGGACGCCGGCTGAGCAGTCGCCGCCGGCCTGGGGCCAACCTGCCGAACCGACCGAGCAGCCCGCCCCCGAGTGGGGACAGGCCGCCCAGCCCGGCGCCGCCCGTGGCGCGGCCCAGGTGCCGGCACCGGCGGCGAACTGGCCCAGCCAGGACGACCCGGCCCACTCCGATGGATGGGCCGCACAGCAGCAGGCACAACCCGCAGCCTGGAATGACGGCGGCGACGCGCGGCAGGACCAGGCCGAGCAGCCGGCTGCCTGGGGCGGGGCCGAGAGCCGTCCGCAGCAGCCCGACTGGGTGCTCGCACCCCAGGACCAGCCGGCCGAACGGCCGGAGCCGGCAGTGTGGAATCCGCCGGAGCAGAGTGGCCTGCCCGCGCGTGCCAGCGTCAGTGTGCCCAGCAACGACGGTGTGCCCGGCTGGGCCGCCAACCAGGACAACGCCGCACAGGCCAACCCCGGCGTGCCGGCGGTCGAGCCGTGGGCACCCGGTGAGGTGTGGGGACGCGCCGAAGCGGAGGCTTCCGCCCAGTCCCGCGGTGGCTGGGAGGCGGACCGGGGCGACGAGGCACCTGCCTACCAGCCCGGGCCCGCGCCGGGCATCTCGCCCGCGAACGCCGTGCCGCTGCCCCCACAGGAGCAGCGTGTGCCGGGTGCCAGCCTGGCCGCCGCCCCGCCGGCCGACTACGCGCCGCCCCAGGCCCAGTTCGCCCCGATCCCCGAGCAGCCCGCATACGCCGAGCGGGAGGCCCCGGACGCCGCCGCGCAGTACGAGGCGGAGCCGGCCGGCTGGGGCCGCGCCGGCGACGCTCCCGCGAGCGGCGGCGCCATGGTGCCTGCCCCGCGCACCTCTCCGGAGTCCGGAGCGGGCCGCGCGGTCGTGCCGGCGTCGGAGGCCGACTCGGCGGACGGCTCGGCCGCCCGCGCCACTGCGAGCGCTTCGGTGCCGCTGGCCAGCCGGGTGATGCCACCGACCGACCAGGCCATCCGGCCGACCGGCACGGCGACACCACAACCCCGGGTGTACGGCCGCCCGGCTCGACCCGAGCCGGAGAACGAGCCGGAGCCGGAGGCGTTCCAGGGCGACCCGGGAGCCGACCGCCAGGCCGCACCGGAATGGCAGAACGACTCACACCGCCAAGCCGCACCGGAATGGCAGAACGACGCCCAGCGCCAGGCCGCACCGGAGTGGCAGAACGACTCGCAGCGCCAGGCCGGTCCCGGTTGGGGCGGCGAGTCGGCTGCCGATCCCCGCTTCGACGACCGGCAGCCCGCACCGAACACGTTCGGTGAGGCCCCGTCGGCGCCGCCGGCGTTCCCGCCCGGTGTGCCGTCCTTCGTCGACACGCCCGGCAACAACCGGCCGATGAACGGCACCCGGCCGCACTCCGGTGCCGAACGACCGGCCGACCAGTTCGGCGGCCCCGGGTCACCTGCCTCCGGCGCCGCCGCGGTGAACGGGGCGTCGGCCTTCGGTGGGTCGAACTTCGGTGGGCCAGGGTCCGGCGGGTCGGGCTTCGGTGCCGGGCCGGCAACCGAGCCGGTGCCGGGCGGAAACTTCCCGCCGTCGTTCCCGCCCGCGCAGCAGCCCACGTCGTCCTGGGGTCAGGAGGCCGGCCAGTCGGACCACGGCCGGTTCGACGCGTTCAAGCCGGACGCCGACGAGCCGAAGGCGGAGCCGCCCACGCCGAAGGTCCGCAACGGCCGGGTGCTGGCCGCGGTGCTGATCGCTGCGGTGCTGATCCTGGCGGTGCCGCTCGGCCTGCTGATGCTGCTCGGCAAGTTCGGCGGCGACGACGGTCCGTCGTTCGACCCCGCGGTCGGCACCTGCGTGAAGCAGTCCGGTCAGGGTGGCGCCACGGCGGCGGACTGCGGCGAGGCGGACGCTTTCACGATCGTCTCGAAGGTGGACGCCAAGGAGAAGTGCACCGACACGACGCAGCCGCACGTGGTGCTGCCCGGTGACGGCACCAACCGGGTGCTCTGCCTCAAACCGGCCACGAAGTAG
- a CDS encoding dihydrolipoamide acetyltransferase family protein — protein MIDMSRIKTFNLPDLGEGLTEGEILAWLVKVGDTIELNQPIVEVETAKAAVEIPAKWAGQVQAIHHPEGTTVEVGTPIIAIDTDPGAGPLEAPSTTATPSSDLPTPSAASLAAVEVAPAEGMIEPGLIGGAAPGGRTAVLVGYGPRTTAAKRRPRKGGVPAQAAAAPAPAAPAPQPVVAPVAAPTRNGQAATATGGLVLAKPPVRKLAKDLGVDLGTVTGSGPLGSITREDVQQAASGAVAEPIATPSVTTSAASFGTDREQRIPVKGVRKLTAENMSRSAFTAPHVTEFLTVDVTRAMKALDRLRGRREWRDVRVSPLLLVAKAVLLAVKRHPMVNSTWAGDEIVVKDYVNLGIAAATERGLIVPNVKDAGRLSLRELADALNGLVQTAKSGRTSPADMSGGTLTITNVGVFGVDTGTPILPPGESAILAFGAVREMPWVHKGKVKARQVTTLGLSFDHRIIDGELGSKFLRDIGDFLTDPEAALLAWT, from the coding sequence GTGATCGACATGTCCCGGATCAAGACGTTCAACCTGCCCGACCTGGGCGAAGGGCTGACCGAGGGCGAGATCCTTGCCTGGCTGGTCAAGGTCGGCGACACCATCGAGCTGAACCAGCCGATCGTCGAGGTCGAGACCGCCAAGGCGGCGGTGGAGATCCCGGCGAAGTGGGCCGGGCAGGTGCAGGCGATCCACCACCCGGAGGGCACCACCGTCGAGGTCGGTACGCCGATCATCGCGATCGACACCGATCCGGGTGCCGGCCCGTTGGAGGCACCGTCGACCACGGCCACGCCCAGCAGTGACCTGCCCACCCCGTCGGCGGCCTCGCTGGCGGCGGTGGAGGTGGCGCCGGCCGAGGGCATGATCGAGCCCGGCCTGATCGGCGGGGCGGCCCCGGGTGGGCGGACGGCGGTGCTGGTCGGTTACGGCCCGCGTACGACGGCCGCGAAGCGTCGCCCGCGCAAGGGCGGTGTCCCGGCGCAGGCCGCTGCGGCACCCGCTCCGGCGGCACCGGCTCCGCAGCCGGTGGTCGCGCCAGTGGCGGCTCCGACTCGTAACGGGCAGGCCGCGACGGCGACCGGCGGGCTGGTCCTGGCCAAGCCTCCGGTGCGCAAGCTCGCCAAGGACCTCGGGGTCGACCTCGGCACGGTGACCGGGTCGGGCCCGTTGGGTTCGATCACCCGGGAGGACGTGCAGCAGGCGGCGAGCGGTGCCGTGGCCGAGCCGATCGCGACCCCGTCGGTGACGACGAGCGCCGCGAGCTTCGGCACGGACCGTGAGCAGCGCATCCCGGTCAAGGGGGTTCGCAAGCTCACCGCCGAGAACATGTCCCGCTCGGCGTTCACCGCCCCGCACGTGACGGAGTTCCTGACCGTCGACGTGACCCGGGCGATGAAGGCTCTGGACCGACTGCGCGGTCGACGGGAGTGGCGCGACGTACGGGTCTCGCCGCTGCTGCTGGTGGCGAAGGCCGTGCTGCTGGCGGTGAAGCGTCACCCGATGGTCAACTCGACCTGGGCCGGCGACGAGATCGTGGTCAAGGACTACGTCAACCTCGGTATCGCGGCGGCCACCGAGCGTGGCCTGATCGTGCCGAACGTCAAGGACGCCGGCCGGCTCTCGCTGCGGGAGTTGGCGGACGCACTGAACGGCCTGGTGCAGACGGCCAAGTCCGGCCGTACCTCGCCGGCGGACATGTCCGGTGGCACCTTGACCATCACCAACGTCGGGGTGTTCGGAGTGGACACCGGCACGCCGATCCTGCCGCCGGGCGAGTCCGCGATCCTGGCCTTCGGTGCCGTGCGGGAGATGCCCTGGGTGCACAAGGGCAAGGTCAAGGCGCGTCAGGTCACCACGCTGGGGCTGAGCTTCGACCACCGGATCATCGACGGTGAGCTGGGTTCGAAGTTCCTGCGCGACATCGGCGACTTCCTCACCGATCCGGAGGCGGCGCTGCTCGCCTGGACCTGA
- a CDS encoding alpha-ketoacid dehydrogenase subunit beta, with the protein MATETLTLGKALNTGLRRALETDPKVIIMGEDVGKLGGVFRITDGLQKDFGDQRVIDTPLAESGIIGTAVGLAIRGYRPVCEIQFDGFVYPAYDQIVSQVAKMHYRSGGKLSIPMVIRIPFGGGIGAVEHHSESPEAYFAHTAGLKVVTCSNPQDAYVMIQQAIASDDPIVFLEPKRRYWEKGQVDLNAPLSEAYPLHSARVVRPGTDVTVLAYGPMVRTCLEAATAAAEDGRELEVIDLRSLSPLDLGAAYESVKRTGRAVVVHEAPSNIGLGAELAARITEECFYSLESPVLRVTGFDTPYPASRVEEEYLPDLDRVLDAVDRTFGW; encoded by the coding sequence ATGGCCACGGAGACGCTCACCCTCGGCAAGGCCCTCAACACCGGCCTGCGCCGCGCCCTGGAGACCGACCCCAAGGTCATCATCATGGGCGAGGACGTCGGCAAGCTCGGCGGCGTCTTCCGGATCACCGACGGGCTCCAGAAGGACTTCGGCGACCAACGGGTCATCGACACCCCGCTGGCCGAGTCCGGCATCATCGGCACGGCGGTCGGTCTGGCCATCCGCGGCTACCGGCCGGTCTGCGAGATCCAGTTCGACGGTTTCGTCTACCCCGCGTACGACCAGATCGTGTCGCAGGTGGCGAAGATGCACTACCGCTCGGGCGGCAAGCTCAGCATCCCCATGGTGATCCGGATTCCGTTCGGCGGTGGCATCGGCGCCGTCGAGCACCACTCCGAGTCGCCGGAGGCGTACTTCGCGCACACCGCCGGTCTGAAGGTCGTGACCTGCTCCAACCCGCAGGACGCGTACGTGATGATCCAGCAGGCCATCGCCTCGGATGACCCGATCGTCTTCCTGGAGCCCAAGCGCCGCTACTGGGAGAAGGGTCAGGTCGACCTGAACGCGCCGCTGTCCGAGGCGTACCCCCTGCACTCGGCCCGGGTCGTGCGGCCCGGCACCGACGTCACGGTGCTGGCCTACGGGCCGATGGTGCGGACCTGCCTGGAGGCGGCGACCGCCGCCGCGGAGGACGGCCGGGAGCTGGAGGTCATCGACCTGCGCTCGCTCTCCCCGCTGGACCTGGGCGCCGCGTACGAGTCGGTGAAGCGCACCGGCCGCGCGGTCGTGGTGCACGAGGCACCGTCCAACATCGGTCTCGGCGCCGAGTTGGCGGCCCGGATCACCGAGGAGTGCTTCTACTCCCTGGAGTCGCCAGTGCTGCGGGTGACCGGCTTCGACACCCCCTACCCGGCCTCCCGGGTGGAAGAGGAATACCTGCCCGACCTCGACCGGGTGCTCGACGCCGTCGACCGCACCTTCGGCTGGTGA
- the pdhA gene encoding pyruvate dehydrogenase (acetyl-transferring) E1 component subunit alpha has protein sequence MAKGDPGGTTRSRRPAPRSKKGAAGNPELVQLLTPDGERIDSATGPDGTEYRVDFTDEEYRGLYRDLVMVRKLDAEATALQRQGELGLWASLLGQEAAQVGSGRALRSQDMAFPTYREHGVLYCRGIDPIMPLGLFRGVDQGGWDPNEFKFNMYTIVIGAQTLHATGYAMGITMDGKIGNDDGEAAIAYFGDGATSQGDVNEAFVWASVFNAPLVFFCQNNQYAISEPLERQTRVPLYQRAAGFGFPGVRVDGNDVLASYAVTRTALDNARHGQGPSLIEAYTYRMGAHTTSDDPTRYRIASEVESWQAKDPITRVKAFLEKQQIADATFFAEVDEQARRESVHLRERVLNMPNPEPVTMFDHVYPNGSPLLDEQRAKFNRYMESFEGSAH, from the coding sequence ATGGCAAAGGGCGACCCCGGGGGCACCACCCGCAGCAGGCGGCCTGCACCCCGCTCCAAGAAGGGCGCGGCCGGTAATCCGGAGCTGGTGCAGCTGCTCACCCCCGACGGCGAGCGCATCGACAGCGCCACCGGGCCGGACGGCACCGAGTACCGCGTGGACTTCACCGACGAGGAATACCGCGGGCTCTACCGCGATCTGGTGATGGTCCGCAAGCTGGACGCCGAGGCGACCGCCCTCCAGCGCCAGGGCGAGCTGGGCCTCTGGGCCAGCCTGCTCGGCCAGGAGGCCGCTCAGGTCGGCTCCGGGCGGGCGCTGCGATCGCAGGACATGGCTTTCCCGACCTACCGGGAGCACGGCGTCCTCTACTGCCGGGGCATCGACCCGATCATGCCGCTGGGCCTGTTCCGCGGTGTCGACCAGGGCGGCTGGGACCCGAACGAGTTCAAGTTCAACATGTACACGATCGTCATCGGTGCGCAGACCCTGCACGCCACCGGCTACGCCATGGGCATCACCATGGACGGCAAGATCGGCAACGACGACGGCGAGGCCGCGATCGCCTACTTCGGTGACGGGGCCACCAGCCAGGGCGACGTGAACGAGGCGTTCGTCTGGGCCAGTGTCTTCAACGCGCCGCTGGTCTTCTTCTGCCAGAACAACCAGTACGCGATCTCCGAGCCGCTGGAGCGCCAGACCCGGGTCCCGCTCTACCAGCGGGCCGCCGGCTTCGGCTTCCCCGGCGTACGGGTGGACGGCAACGACGTGCTGGCCTCGTACGCGGTGACCCGCACGGCGCTGGACAACGCCCGGCACGGGCAGGGCCCGAGCCTGATCGAGGCGTACACCTACCGGATGGGCGCGCACACCACCTCCGACGACCCGACCCGCTACCGGATCGCCAGCGAGGTCGAGTCGTGGCAGGCCAAGGACCCGATCACCCGGGTCAAGGCCTTCCTGGAGAAGCAGCAGATCGCCGACGCGACCTTCTTCGCCGAGGTCGACGAGCAGGCTCGCCGCGAGTCGGTGCACCTGCGCGAGCGGGTGCTCAACATGCCCAACCCGGAGCCGGTGACGATGTTCGACCACGTCTACCCCAACGGCTCTCCGCTGCTCGACGAGCAGCGCGCGAAGTTCAACCGCTACATGGAGTCCTTCGAAGGGAGCGCCCACTGA
- a CDS encoding phosphatase PAP2 family protein, whose translation MGGGTEVRPVTSRPGPGRRIARLVTEVTAPAVLVSLLIITVSWHSARRPGQGLVWGLLATIFVTGIPFAYIVGGVRRGRLTDHHIGRREQRRVPLLVGLGSVAGGLALLAVLGAPRPLLALAVAGLVGLVVAVSVSHWWKMSIHSAVSAGTLVILALTFGTRVLVAAPLLALVGWSRVRLRDHTVPQVLAGGVLGALIAAAVFGPLR comes from the coding sequence GTGGGCGGCGGTACCGAAGTCCGCCCGGTCACCAGCCGACCCGGTCCGGGGCGGCGGATCGCCCGGCTGGTCACCGAGGTGACCGCACCGGCCGTGCTCGTGTCGTTGCTGATCATCACGGTGAGCTGGCACAGCGCGCGCCGTCCGGGTCAGGGCCTCGTCTGGGGTCTGCTCGCCACGATCTTCGTCACCGGCATCCCGTTCGCCTACATCGTCGGCGGCGTACGCCGTGGCCGGCTCACCGACCACCACATCGGCCGTCGGGAGCAGCGACGGGTGCCGCTGCTGGTCGGCCTCGGTTCGGTCGCGGGAGGGCTCGCCCTGCTCGCCGTGCTCGGCGCGCCCCGCCCGTTGCTGGCGCTGGCGGTGGCCGGGCTCGTCGGCCTCGTGGTCGCCGTGTCGGTCAGCCACTGGTGGAAGATGTCGATCCACTCGGCGGTGTCCGCCGGCACCCTGGTCATCCTGGCCCTGACGTTCGGAACGCGCGTGCTCGTCGCCGCCCCGCTGCTGGCGTTGGTGGGCTGGTCCAGGGTGCGACTGAGGGACCACACGGTGCCGCAGGTGCTCGCCGGTGGTGTGCTCGGCGCGCTGATCGCCGCGGCGGTCTTCGGCCCACTGCGCTGA
- a CDS encoding GTPase, with the protein MTNITGRVREAFRGDQRVDADVLIARLDAVRRFLTAVDGLLPDAELVPAHTLVERAGTRLALSRDHTVVALAGATGSGKSSLFNALAQLELSPVGVRRPTTGVTHACVWGPLEGANRLLDWIGVLPRHRFVRESALDADDETALHGLILLDLPDFDSVQRSHRLEVDRLLGLVDQVVWVVDPQKYADRVIHDSYLREFHRHRDVTLVVLNQADRLPPAEVPRVLDDLRRLLDTDGLTGVPLLSTTAIDPAGMVGLRGALERTVAERQAALRRLAGDVDTVVAGLDELVGSARPAGGPDDSTVDGLNRALAGAAGVPAVTEAVQQAYRHRAVAATGWPLVRGWRRLRPDPLRRLHLPGPADAGADAAESLVAATSVPDPTAAQRSALGLAIRAVADRAAADLPAAWPGAVTAAARSRLGDLPDALDRTIAGTDLGLGRRPLWWRVVGGLQWLVTLAAVVGLGWLVLGYALRALGLPALDNPMVGQVPLPTLLLLGGLLAGLLLAALTRPVVRWAARRARARAEQRLTAKVARVGEEYVLTPVRVVLGSYAQARDALRDAARR; encoded by the coding sequence GTGACGAACATCACCGGCCGGGTACGCGAGGCGTTCCGCGGAGACCAGCGGGTCGACGCCGACGTGCTGATCGCCCGACTGGACGCGGTACGCCGGTTCCTGACCGCTGTCGACGGCCTGCTGCCGGACGCGGAGCTGGTGCCCGCGCACACCCTGGTCGAGCGGGCCGGCACCCGACTCGCGCTCTCCCGGGACCACACCGTGGTCGCCCTGGCCGGCGCCACGGGCAGTGGCAAGTCCAGCCTCTTCAACGCGCTGGCCCAGCTGGAGCTGTCGCCGGTCGGGGTCCGTCGGCCGACCACCGGCGTCACCCACGCCTGCGTGTGGGGCCCACTGGAGGGCGCCAACCGGCTGCTCGACTGGATCGGCGTGCTGCCCCGACACCGTTTCGTCCGGGAGAGCGCCCTGGACGCGGACGACGAGACGGCGCTGCACGGGCTGATCCTGCTCGACCTGCCCGACTTCGACTCGGTCCAGCGGTCCCACCGGCTCGAGGTGGACCGACTGCTCGGCCTGGTCGACCAGGTGGTCTGGGTGGTCGACCCACAGAAGTACGCCGACCGGGTCATCCACGACAGCTACCTGCGCGAGTTCCACCGGCACCGCGACGTCACACTGGTCGTGCTCAACCAGGCCGACCGGCTGCCCCCGGCTGAGGTGCCCCGGGTCCTGGACGACCTGCGCCGACTGCTCGACACGGACGGGCTGACCGGTGTGCCGCTGCTGTCCACCACCGCCATCGACCCGGCCGGGATGGTCGGGCTGCGCGGTGCCCTGGAGCGGACCGTCGCCGAGCGGCAGGCCGCGCTGCGTCGGCTCGCCGGTGACGTCGACACGGTCGTCGCCGGGCTGGACGAGCTGGTCGGCTCGGCCAGACCGGCCGGTGGGCCGGACGACTCGACAGTCGACGGCTTGAACCGGGCGCTGGCCGGAGCTGCCGGCGTGCCCGCGGTGACCGAGGCGGTGCAGCAGGCGTACCGGCACCGGGCCGTCGCGGCCACCGGCTGGCCCCTGGTCCGGGGCTGGCGGCGGTTGCGACCCGACCCGCTGCGCCGGCTGCACCTGCCCGGCCCGGCCGACGCGGGTGCCGACGCGGCGGAGAGCCTGGTCGCGGCCACCTCCGTGCCGGATCCGACGGCCGCCCAACGCTCCGCCCTGGGTCTGGCGATCCGCGCGGTGGCCGACCGGGCCGCCGCCGACCTGCCCGCCGCCTGGCCCGGCGCGGTCACCGCCGCCGCCCGGTCCCGCCTCGGCGACCTGCCGGACGCGCTGGACCGCACGATCGCCGGCACCGACCTCGGCCTCGGCCGTCGACCGCTGTGGTGGCGGGTCGTCGGCGGTTTGCAGTGGCTGGTCACCCTGGCCGCCGTGGTCGGTCTGGGCTGGCTGGTGCTCGGCTACGCGCTGCGGGCACTCGGCCTGCCCGCGCTGGACAACCCGATGGTCGGGCAGGTGCCACTGCCGACCCTGCTGCTGCTCGGCGGTCTGCTGGCCGGGCTGCTGCTGGCGGCGCTGACCCGACCCGTGGTGCGCTGGGCCGCGCGGCGTGCCCGGGCCCGCGCCGAGCAACGCCTGACCGCGAAGGTGGCCCGGGTGGGCGAGGAGTACGTGCTCACACCCGTGCGGGTCGTGCTCGGCTCGTACGCGCAGGCACGCGACGCGCTGAGGGACGCCGCCCGCCGCTGA
- a CDS encoding GTPase domain-containing protein: MTTHGDSATRSGAPAVASRTGPPDAAEEPPATTGDDSLPGALSGLREAIGATRYPLALPTAGSARHNATALTDQLDDYLLPRLARLDAPLLVVVGGSTGAGKSTLVNSLVKARVSAAGVLRPTTRSPVLVCNPSDAAWFRQGDLLPGLTRTTEPSEDPRALHLVTAPALPAGLAFLDAPDIDSVVDANRALATQLLAAADLWLFVTTAARYADAVPWELLRSARSRGAVIAMVLDRVPAEATEEIAAHLSEMLAEQDLGRAPLFVLPETWVDGQGLLPEGVTASLADWFARLAGDADARAAVVRQTLDGALAALHPAVEELADAADEQLAAADGLDERVRAAYRGAERTVEQGLQDGRLLRGEVLARWQEFVGTGELFRTLEARIGRLRDRVVAAVTGRPAPSVELRNAIESQLVTLLRGVASEAAESAYTGWKAHPAGADLLEPALAHPSADLPERAERMVRDWQRGVLELVRVEGGDKRFVARTAAYAVNATGLAVMIAVFASTAFIPTGLELATGAGTTVAAQAVLQAIFGDQAVRTLAAKARTDLLKRVRTLLDAEADRFLSRTADARPAADAGDSLRRAAGRVELARHRSGLSAAGNTQPAADEEGFR, translated from the coding sequence GTGACGACGCACGGCGATTCCGCCACCCGTTCCGGCGCGCCCGCCGTCGCATCCCGCACCGGCCCGCCGGACGCCGCGGAGGAGCCGCCCGCCACCACCGGGGACGACAGCCTCCCCGGCGCACTGTCGGGCCTCCGGGAGGCGATCGGTGCGACCCGGTATCCCCTCGCGCTGCCCACCGCCGGGTCCGCCCGGCACAACGCCACCGCCCTCACCGACCAGCTCGACGACTATCTGCTGCCCCGGCTCGCCCGGCTGGACGCCCCACTGCTCGTGGTGGTCGGCGGCTCCACCGGCGCGGGCAAGTCGACCCTGGTCAACAGCCTGGTCAAGGCCCGGGTCAGCGCCGCCGGCGTGCTCCGGCCGACCACCCGCTCGCCGGTGCTGGTCTGCAACCCGTCCGACGCGGCCTGGTTCCGGCAGGGTGACCTGCTGCCCGGGCTGACCCGCACCACCGAGCCGAGCGAAGATCCGCGCGCCCTGCACCTCGTCACCGCGCCGGCCCTGCCCGCCGGGCTGGCCTTCCTCGACGCGCCCGACATCGACTCGGTGGTCGACGCCAACCGGGCGCTCGCCACCCAACTGCTCGCCGCCGCCGATCTCTGGCTCTTCGTCACCACCGCCGCGCGGTACGCCGACGCGGTGCCCTGGGAGCTGCTGCGCAGCGCCCGGTCGCGAGGCGCGGTGATCGCCATGGTGCTGGACCGGGTGCCTGCCGAGGCCACCGAGGAGATCGCCGCGCACCTGAGCGAGATGCTCGCCGAACAGGACCTCGGCCGGGCGCCGCTGTTCGTGCTGCCGGAGACCTGGGTCGACGGGCAGGGGTTGCTGCCCGAGGGGGTCACCGCATCGCTGGCCGACTGGTTCGCCCGGCTGGCCGGCGACGCGGACGCCCGGGCGGCGGTGGTCCGTCAGACGCTGGACGGGGCGCTGGCCGCCCTGCACCCCGCCGTCGAGGAGCTGGCCGACGCCGCCGACGAGCAGCTCGCCGCCGCCGACGGGCTGGACGAACGGGTCCGGGCCGCATACCGGGGTGCCGAGCGCACCGTCGAGCAGGGGCTCCAGGACGGTCGGCTGCTCCGGGGCGAGGTGCTCGCGCGCTGGCAGGAGTTCGTCGGCACCGGCGAGCTGTTCCGCACCCTGGAGGCACGGATCGGCCGCCTGCGGGACCGGGTGGTGGCCGCCGTCACCGGCCGGCCGGCGCCCTCCGTCGAACTCCGCAACGCCATCGAGTCGCAGCTGGTGACGCTGCTGCGCGGGGTGGCCTCGGAGGCCGCAGAATCCGCGTACACCGGGTGGAAGGCACACCCTGCGGGCGCCGACCTGCTCGAACCGGCGCTCGCCCACCCAAGCGCCGACCTGCCCGAACGCGCCGAACGGATGGTCCGGGACTGGCAGCGCGGGGTGCTGGAGCTGGTCCGGGTCGAGGGCGGGGACAAGCGGTTCGTGGCCCGCACCGCCGCGTACGCCGTCAACGCCACCGGGCTGGCCGTGATGATCGCCGTGTTCGCCTCCACCGCGTTCATCCCGACCGGGCTGGAGCTGGCCACCGGGGCTGGCACCACCGTCGCCGCGCAGGCCGTACTCCAGGCGATCTTCGGCGACCAGGCGGTGCGTACCCTCGCCGCCAAGGCCCGCACCGACCTGCTGAAGCGGGTGCGGACGCTGCTCGACGCGGAGGCCGACCGGTTCCTGAGCCGCACCGCGGACGCCCGCCCCGCCGCGGACGCCGGCGACAGCCTGCGCCGGGCCGCGGGCCGGGTCGAGCTGGCTCGGCACCGCAGCGGCCTGTCCGCCGCCGGCAACACCCAGCCGGCCGCCGACGAGGAGGGTTTCCGGTGA